A single region of the Ziziphus jujuba cultivar Dongzao chromosome 10, ASM3175591v1 genome encodes:
- the LOC107412201 gene encoding probable aldo-keto reductase 1 has protein sequence MAEYDGVKVPTVKLGNQGLEVSKLGCGCMRLSDIQSEEDGILIIKEAFNKGITYFDTADLYGAHSNELLVGKALKQLPRQKIQLSTKFGIVGVEGSGIIVKGTPEYVRSCCEASLKRLDVDYIDLYYQHRIDTSIPIEETMGELKKLVEEGKIKYIGLSEASPDTIRRAHAVHPITALQMEWSLWTRDIEEEIVPLCRELGIGIVPYSPLGRGFFGGIGVVESVPTNGFLASNPRFHGENLMKNKTIYSRIETLARRHQCSPAQLAIAWILQQGDDVVPIPGPTKIEHVHDNIGSLRLKLSEEELKEISDAVPIEEVAGDRASENILKGSWKFADTPPKQSNIST, from the exons ATGGCTGAGTACGACGGAGTCAAAGTTCCAACTGTTAAACTTGGCAATCAGGGACTTGAG GTGTCAAAGTTGGGTTGTGGTTGTATGCGCCTGAGTGATATCCAGTCAGAGGAGGATgggattttgataataaaagagGCTTTTAACAAGGGAATCACTTACTTTGACACAGCCGATCTTTATGGTGCTCACTCTAATGAACTTCTTGTTGGAAAG GCGTTGAAGCAATTGCCTCgacaaaaaattcaattatccaCCAAGTTTGGTATAGTGGGAGTAGAGGGTAGTGGTATCATAGTGAAGGGAACTCCTGAGTATGTGCGTTCATGCTGTGAGGCCAGCTTGAAGCGTCTTGATGTGGATTATATTGATCTCTATTATCAGCATAGGATTGACACTTCAATCCCTATAGAGGAAACT ATGGGTGAGCTGAAGAAGCTTGTGGAGGAGGGGAAGATAAAATATATTGGGCTATCCGAAGCCAGTCCTGACACTATAAGGAGGGCACATGCAGTTCATCCCATTACAGCACTGCAAATGGAATGGTCGCTTTGGACCCGTGATATTGAGGAAGAGATAGTTCCTCTTTGCAG GGAGCTTGGCATCGGAATAGTTCCATATAGTCCTCTTGGTCGTGGTTTCTTCGGTGGCATAGGAGTTGTGGAAAGTGTGCCTACAAATGGTTTTC tggcctccaatcctcGGTTCCATGGAGAGAACTTGATGAAGAACAAGACCATTTATAGTCGAATAGAAACACTTGCTAGAAGGCATCAGTGCTCTCCTGCTCAACTAGCAATAGCTTGGATTCTTCAACAAGGGGATGATGTTGTACCAATCCCTG GGCCAACTAAGATTGAGCACGTACACGACAATATTGGTTCCCTGAGGCTGAAACTGAGTGAAGAAGAACTGAAAGAAATATCAGATGCTGTACCAATTGAAGAGGTGGCAGGTGATAGAGCTAGTGAAAACATTCTGAAAGGTTCATGGAAGTTTGCCGACACTCCTCCGAAACAGTCCAACATCTCAACTTGA
- the LOC107412160 gene encoding probable aldo-keto reductase 1 codes for MADNQRVQVPKVKLGSQGLEVSKLGFGCMGLSGVYNSPVAEEDGILIIKEAFNKGITFFDTADVYGAHSNEILVGKALKQLPREKVQLATKFGIAGINADGMIVRGTPEYARSCCEASLTRLGVDYIDLYYQHRIDTSVPIEETISELKKLVEEGKIKYIGLSEASVDTIRRAHAVHPITALQIEWSLWTRDVEEEIIPVCRELGIGIVPYSPLGRGFFAGKAVVESLPADSFLVSHPRFLGENLNKNKIIYDRIETLARKHHCSPAQLALAWVLEQGDDVVPIPGTTKIKNLDDNIGSVRVKLTAEDLKEISDAVPIEEVAGSRTYGNMVKSSWNFANTPPKESKV; via the exons ATGGCTGATAATCAGAGAGTCCAAGTTCCAAAGGTTAAACTGGGCAGTCAAGGACTTGAG GTGTCAAAGCTTGGATTTGGATGTATGGGTCTGAGTGGAGTCTACAACTCTCCTGTGGCTGAGGAGGATgggattttgataataaaagagGCCTTCAATAAAGGAATCACTTTTTTTGACACGGCCGACGTATATGGAGCTCATTCTAATGAAATTCTTGTTGGAAAG gcgTTGAAGCAGTTGCCTCGGGAAAAAGTTCAATTGGCCACAAAGTTTGGAATAGCAGGAATCAATGCTGATGGCATGATAGTGAGGGGAACTCCTGAGTATGCTCGTTCGTGCTGTGAGGCCAGCTTGACGCGTCTTGGTGTGGACTACATTGATCTATATTATCAGCACCGTATTGACACTTCAGTCCCTATAGAGGAAACT ATTAGTGAGCTCAAGAAGCTTGTGGAAGAGGGAAAGATAAAGTATATTGGGCTATCCGAAGCTAGCGTGGACACAATAAGGAGGGCACATGCAGTTCATCCTATTACAGCACTGCAAATTGAGTGGTCCCTTTGGACTCGTGATGTTGAGGAAGAGATAATTCCAGTTTGCAG GGAGCTTGGCATTGGAATAGTTCCCTATAGTCCTCTTGGTCGTGGGTTTTTCGCTGGGAAAGCAGTTGTTGAAAGTCTGCCTGCAGATAGTTTCTTG GTCTCCCATCCTCGGTTCCTAGGAGAGAACTTGAACAAGAACAAGATCATTTATGATCGAATAGAAACTCTTGCCAGAAAGCACCACTGCTCTCCTGCTCAGCTAGCGTTGGCTTGGGTTCTTGAACAAGGGGATGATGTGGTACCAATCCCTG GGACAACTAAAATTAAGAACCTAGATGACAACATTGGCTCAGTGAGGGTGAAACTTACTGCAGAAGACCTGAAAGAGATATCCGATGCTGTACCAATTGAAGAAGTGGCAGGTAGTAGAACTTATGGTAACATGGTGAAATCGTCATGGAACTTTGCCAACACTCCTCCAAAAGAGTCCAAGGTCTGA
- the LOC107412125 gene encoding uncharacterized protein LOC107412125 encodes MADNITFQIKTLRDDHSCTMLSKNPIVTCEWLSRKIEDKVRCNPGMKIKDLKKEVRVMIGVHVSNAKLYTTKNRLLEKLSGDHGASYSKLHDYGNILLCKNPDTMVQVKCHRNYIFENPVFQRFFLSFPAQKDGFLKGCRPFIGVDGCHLKGQFGGVLLVAVGVDPNNSIFPLAFSVCEEENYDNWIWFLNLISEYIGVHEIRRICFISDRQKGLLKAINEVFPNAFNRSCAKYIFANFKSHFPGLKVRNLFWAASRSTNIKDFSIAMEGIKAVDLGAYTWLKDIPVDSWSNPAFETDVKMDHATNNLTESFNSQIDRIRNKPILQLVESLRRKVMKKFSKREQKAKDWLTDLPPSVQAKVNKFQREGSHIQVIHAENSKFEVLHESVTVLVDFNKATCDYGV; translated from the exons ATGGCTGATAATATTACATTCCAAATAAAAACACTTCGGGATGATCATTCTTGTACAATGCTGTCTAAGAATCCCATAGTCACTTGTGAGTGGCTTTCTAGAAAAATAGAGGATAAAGTTAGATGCAATCCTGGTATGAAAATTAAAGACCTGAAAAAGGAAGTTAGAGTGATGATTGGAGTTCATGTTTCAAATGCTAAGCTGTATACAACAAAAAACAGGTTATTAGAAAAGTTAAGTGGGGATCATGGAGCAAGTTACTCTAAGCTCCATGATTatggaaatattttattgtgCAAGAACCCAGATACTATGGTACAAGTCAAGTGCCATAGGAATTACATATTTGAGAACCCTGTTTTTCAACGATTCTTTTTGAGTTTTCCAGCACAAAAGGATGGCTTTTTAAAGGGCTGTAGGCCATTTATTGGGGTAGATGGTTGCCATCTCAAGGGGCAATTTGGTGGAGTGTTGTTGGTTGCAGTAGGTGTGGATCCAAATAACAGCATTTTCCCATTGGCTTTCTCTGTGTGTGAAGAGGAAAACTATGACAACTGGATTTGGTTTCTCAATTTGATAAGTGAGTACATAGGAGTCCATGAAATAAGAAGGATTTGTTTCATATCTGATAGACAGAAGGGTTTGTTGAAGGCAATTAATGAGGTTTTCCCAAATGCCTTCAATCGATCTTGTGCAAAGTATATCTTTGCCAACTTTAAGTCTCATTTTCCTGGTCTTAAGGTCAGGAACTTGTTTTGGGCAGCATCTAGGTCAACAAATATTAAGGATTTTAGTATTGCAATGGAGGGTATCAAGGCGGTTGATTTGGGTGCATATACTTGGTTGAAAGACATTCCGGTGGATAGTTGGAGCAATCCTGCATTTGAGACTGATGTTAAAATGGATCATGCAACTAACAACCTTACAGAATCGTTTAATAGTCAGATTGATCGTATTAGGAACAAACCGATTCTGCAATTGGTTGAAAGCTTGAGgagaaaagtaatgaaaaagttTAGCAAAAGGGAACAAAAAGCTAAGGACTGGCTGACAGATCTTCCTCCATCAGTTCAAGCTAAGGTCAACAAATTCCAAAGGGAAGGGAGCCACATTCAGGTTATTCATGCTGAAAATTCAAAGTTTGAGGTTTTGCATGAATCTGTTACag TTTTGGTGGATTTCAACAAGGCCACATGTGACTATGGAGTCTGA